In Stanieria sp. NIES-3757, the DNA window CTGCTCTGGCGATCGCAACTTATCGTGGTTATTTACAAGTAGTTCGACTTCTAGTAGCAGCAGGTGCAGAAATTAATATTGGCGATCGCGATGGAGATAGTCCTTTAAGTCTAGCTATTGCAGCAAATCAGCCTGAAATAGTCAAAGAAATAGTCCAAGCTGGTGCAGCAATTAATAGTCGCGATCTTCAAGGAGAAACTCCCTTAACTATAGCGACAGAAAAGGGTAACTCCTCAATTATTGATATTTTATTAGCAGCAGGCGCGCAGATCGACTTAACCACTACCAGAGGAGAAACTCCTCTAGCGATCGCAACAACTAATGGAAATCAAGAGATTGTTCAACAGCTATTAAAAGCTGGTGCTAATCCCAATTTGGCAGATTTACAAGGAGACACACCTTTACATATAGCCACAGTCGAAGGCTATCGGGATTTAGTCGCAATGCTACTAGAAACTCGTGCAGAAGTTGATTGTCGCAATAAAATTGGTGATACCCCGTTAATGATAGCTTGTTTGCAAGGGTATCAAGAAATTGTAGAATTATTAATTCGCTACGGTGCTAACCCTCAACTCAAAAATCAAGAAGAAATTCCGTTAACTTTAGCCTTGGCACACAATAACGAACAGATTATCAAACTATTGCTAGCAGCAGGTGCGGATCCCAATACCCGACTTCCAGACGGCAAAACTATCCTCATGCAAGCTTGCGATCGCGGACAAGTTAAAATCATTGAAGAACTCATTAAAGCAGGTGCAGATGTTAATATTCAGGATCGTGCTGGCGCGACAGCTTTAATGTGGGCAAGTCATCGAGGTTACACTGAAGCTGTCGAAACTTTATTAAAAACCAATCAAGTTAATCTCGATCTTCGCAATCGTGGTGGTTATACGGCCTTAATGCTAGCGAAATTTAATGAATATGCTGAAGTTGTCGAGTTACTGCAACAAGCAGGTGCAGCAGAAAAGTAACCAGACAAAAATTATTTTTAAATCGCAGGACAGCAAAAACCCATCAAGGTCGCATTTCAATCATTTTAATAGAGGAGTTGTCTATACCGATAACTTTTCAAAAAGCTCAAAAAAAATTTATATCTATCTCAAGGAATAGTGATAACCATTCGACTGATAGAAGCGTGTACCTAAGTGATTTTGATTTACTGAAAGTGCAGTGAAAAAAAATAAACTTGTACCATAATGCCTAAATTAAATATTGGACTTACCGAAGACGAACGTCATGGAGTGATTGACTTATTGAACCGTGACTTAGCAGATTTATACTTACTTTTGATCAAAACCAAAAAATATCACTGGGATGTTATTGGCCCTCAGTTTCGTACCCTTCATCAGTTATGGGAAGAACATTACGAAGCTTTGACTACTAGCATTGACGCAACAGCAGAAAGAGTTCGCGCTTTAGGAGGATATCCTTTAGGAACAGCAGCGGGTTTTCTCCAACACAGTTCTATCAACGAACACGCCAACGATTTACCTTCCGCAACTGAAATGGTTGAACGTTTGGTACAAGACCACGAACAAATT includes these proteins:
- a CDS encoding Ankyrin, coding for MSWVTGMILRQNTSLLQAVINGDRFLVQELLSQGSDPNDRDGKNTTALMYAAQKGYTEIVNLLIQAGADVNHSNQPHRITALMMAAAANQIDVVKILINAGADLNQVNDDGTPALAIATYRGYLQVVRLLVAAGAEINIGDRDGDSPLSLAIAANQPEIVKEIVQAGAAINSRDLQGETPLTIATEKGNSSIIDILLAAGAQIDLTTTRGETPLAIATTNGNQEIVQQLLKAGANPNLADLQGDTPLHIATVEGYRDLVAMLLETRAEVDCRNKIGDTPLMIACLQGYQEIVELLIRYGANPQLKNQEEIPLTLALAHNNEQIIKLLLAAGADPNTRLPDGKTILMQACDRGQVKIIEELIKAGADVNIQDRAGATALMWASHRGYTEAVETLLKTNQVNLDLRNRGGYTALMLAKFNEYAEVVELLQQAGAAEK
- a CDS encoding Ferritin Dps family protein — encoded protein: MPKLNIGLTEDERHGVIDLLNRDLADLYLLLIKTKKYHWDVIGPQFRTLHQLWEEHYEALTTSIDATAERVRALGGYPLGTAAGFLQHSSINEHANDLPSATEMVERLVQDHEQIIRNLREHIDQCSEQFHDEGTADFLTGMMEQHEEMAWMLRSFLEGEDLQPSGDRPGSETQPAVKA